TGCGATTAATCCAAGTCTAAGTGggagtaataataaaaaaaaaaaagttgtgtgtAATGCGTTTAGAGCGTGTTTGTGAAGAGCGTGACGCTGTACAACAGCGGCGACTTCAGCGGCAGCGCTCGGCACATGGAGCAGGCCGTCACCTCCTACTCGGACGTGTACGCCGACTGCGTGGCCGCCTGCGACGGATCGTACGAGATCCTCGAGTTCAAGGACTTTTATCCAACGTTGGCCGGTGAGTGCACAACCGCAACATATTAATATTGTTAAAATCCTTGTTAAAGTGAAAATCAACGTCTTGTAAATGTGACACAGCGCAGGGAAGGGTGTTGTTAACGATCTGTGGCGGCAcgtcaatagagggcgctagggCGCCGCCCCGCCACTGACGGCGGTCACCCCGTAACTgtccttgaagaaaaaaaatcaataaaaataacccggcataaaacaacatttcacaCAGTGGAGCATGTCGGACTCCTATCAatatttgaggggggggggggaaacttttGAAAAGTGATTCAATTTGACAATAGGCTGTACGTTAACACTTCATCAGGCTGTTGAAATGCctacaaaattatttaaaatcaattaattaaatattgattttatgattttacaATTTAAGAACAACTCATAATAGCATTGCATTTGcaaaattacatatttattttaataattgtttaaacAGAATATCGAAATGgttaatttgaatttgttttttatgttttatttcctAATTCGTCCAAATATGAATAATGTAGTACTATATGTGTATTATATAAGTAGATACTGTAAATCATCTTTTGGTGTCTTAAAAAGCTATGAGTGTcttttattcatattattaaCTACAGTGGGGTTTTAGTGTCATATTATAcgatgtatttttatattcaatttgtattttttccaaacaATGAAATACATATACGAATAAAACACACAATTCTGAAATATTGTATTATACGATATGTACCTTTTTGAAAagaattttaaattatttttcaaaataaaccgTAAAATAGATGATGTTACACTACATAGTGTGATGTAATTTTGAATTGATTGAAAGCAATGTTATGGTGTTGATCATATGGTGcttggttgttgtttgtgttcagATTTGTACTTGGAGGCGCTGCGATGTAAGGTGGGCTGCGAACAGCAGTTGACCCCCAGCGTGGGGGGCTTCTTTGTGGACAAGTTTGTGGCCACCATGTACCACTACCTCCAGTTCTCATATTATAAACGTAAgactattttctctctctctctctctgatgtGCGTGATGCACATCTGCGATTGGACTGACGATTGTCCGCCTCGCCTCCAGTGAACGACGTAAAGAGCGCCGCCCCGTGCGCCGCCAGCTACGTGCTGTTCGACCCCGGCGACAAGGTGATGCGTCAGAACGTGGACTACTATCGCTTCTACCGGGAACAGTGGGGCCTCGCCGACGACGATTTCCAGCCGCGGCCCGTGAGTCCCGGAAGCTCGGGTGACAGCGGCGCTAATTAGAGAGCCGCGCTCCTTTTCGCCAGCTGTAACGTCGCGTAAAACGTCGCTATGCGCATTTTATGTGGACCGTGAAGCCAGCTGTAAAGAAAACGCCACATTTGTCGCTTGCtctagtcaaaataaaaaacacatttggtcGATGTTTGCGCCTTTTGTCTCCTTctgtaggaggccttcattgctgttgttgttataGTTTGGTCTTAATTAGAACATTAATTAGAGCCGATagacgtttgtttttttacactcatTGGCAATTTTTCAATTAACCATTTTTCCACATTAGTCATTAAAATATCCTAacaattgtttttcaattttacaTCGTTCCTGCTAGATAATTTATTGGCATTTCctcactgtatgtatatattttttcatttaaaaactctttaaaaatatttttatagttttattttaattataaatatattaacATTAAATTGCAGTAGTGTAGTAAGTGCTAATAAAAATGTGGCATAGcctttattcctaaaaagtacatttaataaatgtgtAAGCCATTGTAACACTATGCACAGTTTTAATATTACATTGCTCTTAAATATAGGAATATAAATAACTACTTGTATAAGGATTCAATTACTATTGCACATATGTACTGCATATGAGTTAAATCAAAATTGcaactaaataaatgtttgaaaagaaactgttttaaaagattaaatacaaCTGTGTTGTAgttgaaagttaaatacaactgaactgtacttaaatgtactgtactggataaacaaaacaaaacaaaaaaaaaacattgtgacatGATGCACAGTTTATGTTGCGAACCAAAATGTGAGGTACGAGCTTCCTTCAAATACTGCACACATGCCACTTCTCACTTACATTCTGAGATGCGAGTAAATTGAGTTCTGAGCTCAGTCACAtaacaaattaaactcctaagtcaatgcaccactgtatttttacattttaatttgagaAAACTTCCCCAAATTTTTTAAGTTGATATATTTGAGAGAacttctattttattattaaaatatgtataaaataattgaatatttatttcattttttaaaaattattttacttgtttttgcgtttttatattatttttattctaaacATTTCatacaatattttgtattttatacagtaattttgagtgtttattttttttaataactaagaaaaaaacaaaaaaaaacaacggtaTGAAGAAAATTATCCAGTGTAATTATTTTCTCATTCCGTCTCTTTCTGCAAGGAGGCCTCCAGATACTTCAACCAGACCACCAAGCAGAAGGAGATGCTGCAGTTTGCACTCAACTACCTACAAACAGAGGACGAGGTACATAGAGCACGTTGAGGAAAATGCCATCATTTTACAGTATAACGGGTTGAAAGAATAACACAGTACGGTTTCAAAAAATACATTGGAGAATGTcagcaaaagcaaacaaacaaaaataataatgtagttaaaataatagaaatcaTCAACGCAAACATAGGTAACAAGTCGCGTGCTCACACATAATCGTCCGGAGATGAGTGGGCATGGAGCAACCATAAAGTGGGCAGGTATTTGAAAATTCATTGACAAATCTACGGCACGACCACGGCCAATGCAAATCCATCCGTTTTGCGAGTGGTTTGGTGTTCAAAGGCTATTGCCATTaatcgacaaaccgcatagaCGTGAAACTTAAATCAGGTCagagactcattttgacctatgttatgcataaaaaaaaaaaaaaaaaaaaaaaaaaagattttcacaGAAGGGAACTTCTAAACActgtcaaataattattttttttttacccaaatgaCTATAGTTGTACCACATAAATTTACCTTATCTAcactaaacaaaatgaaacattgacTTATTCTCATTTTTCAAGTCAGGCGTGGCTACAACGGTGTCCACCAAAGTACTCGGGCCCCGGCATGAGTCGCCCTCACCAcgctatataagaacttgagcgcctttgttCGGATCGGCGGTTATGCAGCACAACTGCGACGTGCAGTTAGCTCCGTAGCTATGCCCACACCCGAAAACGCATCTTCCCTTCCGATAGTCTGCTGGCAtcggccactttagagcgccttgttgtcggcCGTGAATGTGCGCACGTCACGGAAAGAAGGCGGCGCGAGGGGGGGGCTGAGTCAGAGGCGACTGCCAGCGTGCAGACAGGGGCCTCGctctggcgtggccgctttagagggCCTCGTTGTCGCGGTGTGCAAATTCCCCGCGACGACCCGGTGAGATATATTCCTGCCACCGGGAGGCTTCAAGTGGATATATTTTCTCGGTATAAGAAAGATGATAGActaagtagcatccatttttccaggtcgtagtTGAAGTACAGTACTTGATTGACATCTGAGTGGGGGGTGGTTTCAGCGCATACAGCGGACAAACTGTCCTTTTATTATAAGCTAAAATATATTACCTTAGCAATTTTATTCATGCAAACCACTAAAATCGACCTCATCTACAATCAACAAAACAACCTAAATtgcatttgggtttttttttggtcagtttCTCAACATTTTTAAGGCTAATTAAGGACTTCcgcctgtgacaaaaatagcatgcaaaaaaaaccGCATTTCTACTGTCAAATGTCACGCTGATTTAAGGAGCACTTGTGGTGTTCGGCCTATAAAAGGAGAGATGATATAAAAAAGTGGCGAGTAGCCTGGACGGGCCGGATGTGGGGGGTGGAAAGTGAGGTTGTTTTTCCGCCAGCGGTGTGTGGTATGTGGTCAGGAGGTGTGGACCGCAAGATGCCATAACTCTCCATCCTCACACAGAGGACGCCCAGAATTTCAGGCTGACACTTTCACTGAGAAGGAACCAGGAAGGTTCTATAAATGTCTGCTTACTGTCTGGTCCTGTGCGACTTTCACAAGGGCAACGTGAGTCCGGAGGCAGCGGCCGCCTCCCGGCGTTCCGAGCGCCCCGACGCCGAGTTCGAGGGGGTCGGCGACTACGAGGAGTCATTCCTGTCCGAGTGGTGGCAGGACCCCAAGACCAAGTGGGACACCGGCGAAGTGCCGGAGTGAACTTTGAACCTGAAGACGAAGGGAGGAACTCATCATGTTGATCGAGATGAAAGATTAACGTGTTCGCTCTATGGCTGTCATCAgcctttattattatatacatatatttttttctacttaaGTCTTTGCCACACCCTCACAGGTTTTATTGgaacaaaagcaacaaattaagtcctttttttccccacccggAATTGCCTCACTATGACAAAAtgataattgtttttgctgTATTGTTGATGTTCATTATGTGTAatttattgttcattttgtCTGATAAGAAAGATCCTATAATACCCTGTAGTTTCTCCATTGTCTTTTTCTGCCTTTGCcattttttatacatatttctaaattgaaaaattataagaaaatataatttatttcaggcttttcttttgtgaaaactatcaaatatcttgaaatattgtattttgtacataaatgtgtacttattttttatatctacaagagtatacatttttaaattagaaaataacgtttgtattttatattatactaatacatatatatttttaatcagaagtgtttttaatttgaattatcttacaataatgtattttcatgTATTATATTCTCCACAGTATTTATAGTTTTTCTTgggaaaaaagtatatatttgtattgttaAAGATTGTTTTAGAGCATCAACAGTATATTCTCTGTTTTATCTGTATTTAGAGTATACtttgtaaattataaaacacttttgtattttgcattttatatgtatatatatatatgtatatatatatatatatatgtatatatatatgtgtgtgtatatatatatatatatatttttttttttttcaaatcaggaATAAgagtatttttaatttgaattatcTAAGAATAATATTTTCATGCATTATATTCTCCATAAGTATTTACAGTCtttcttggggaaaaaattatatattcttttattgttaaatattattttagtcTCTATATTctcttttttaaagtatttttttcattttacaagtCAGTACAGAGTATGTATACTTTTaatgaatgatgaaaaatacaaagtcataaaatactgtatatttttatatatttagtcTTTCATTAATATGCTCTAAATGTATAACAAATacaatcattttattattattattataccacCACACATTGGGGGCATTGGTATATTATAGTTAATATACAGCAAAATATCTGTCACAGTGTAATGGAAAAAGGAAGCTGTTTCAACACTAACATTGAAAATATTGATATATTCTTAGTTTATGATTCATACCTGCTCAAAATATCCCATAACAGCAAGAAAAGAAGCAAGGAGAgttgtttcttttatttcaatTCCTCTTCACTTAATTCTATCCACGaggcctttttcttttcttaatttttttattttttattttgtctataTTAAAAAAGTGTCTAAAAatatggtcttttttttctctcttttcaaaTGATGATTGATAGCAGCTCTGCACATTATATTACACACGCACTCTGTATTCCTAACATATATTGCGGTGCAAGTGCATCCCGCACAGTGCAAAGCTCaaataccccccccccgcccctcgaaaaaaactccaaaaaaaaccaacaacaacaaaaaagtgtgttaaaaaacaaattgccaTTGAAATTACTCCCTCTCAACCATATGGTGGATTTTAACATTCCGCATAGCTTGCACATATTTACATAAACAGATCATTGTATTGTGATCTCGACACTCCAGGAAGTGATGTGTTCAGGGTCACAAAATGGCAGCGTTCTTGCAAAAAAATTGagtaggaaatcacacagaaaaagtgaagcactttTGCACGGTAACTGGACTTCttccagtgggaaaaaaaagacatctacATGACACCATGTGAAACCTTAAGTGTGCCTCACTTATCACACATTTGGCATTGTTTAGTTAAcactaaatattttaattatttgtctAAATATTAAGAGAGGTTAAATTCTTTTCACACTCATAGGGCAGtaaataatgtgaaaatgttactAAAAACATTGCCTGCACAGTTCATTAAGGCtttagtgccttgagatacacctttaatttgttccgtgaccatgctcataactcaaataatcgttttccattgaaatgaatgaaaatgtcatgaATCAATTCCAGCCTTGCCcccaagaaacaacaaaaactgtgtATTTTAcagaggaaaaatagcactccgcgttattgtactttataagtCATACAGTCAtgatataattaaatacaattaaaaataatgcaatgatggataaacagtttttgtcaaagTGTATCAATTAAatgctgctccttctagtgtgcccaccttggccacctgggggcagtataaggcagtcagacagacagacatagaTGCTGTTCATTTAGGTGTTATCATGAGTCCCACTATTTCTAGGCAGTCCTCGCCTCTtcgcagcagccaatcatactGCAGCGGGGCGTGTCATGCCGAGAACTCAGTGGGATTTATAATCACACCTTAACTCCTCTCTgagctcatcagtacggcactaacACTGTTCGCGCTACGCAGAGGATCGAGCAAATgaatgtgagtactgttatattttCTGCGTATATGTTATTGCTGGACCATTTGTGCTTCGTTTGACATTTTTAGTTCGATaataaactttaactgggagtggcaataagcCGTTTGACGTTCATTGctaccatacagcgctcatagCTCAAGGTTGCGCTCGCCCGAATGACGGCTAGTACCTCGGAAAACACgcaagttgggtcactcgtatctcaatcACCGCTGCATATCGGGACATTTGGTTTAACACCATGGTTACactatgttaaaaaaatgtgttgtttcatGTAACCTTAAAATGTAACTATAGGTGGCACGGTaaacgagtggttagcacatccgcctcaagTCTACagttgggggtttgaatccagactctggctttcctgtgtggagctcacatgctctccccgtgcttggATGGGTTTTCGCCCagtaatccggtttcctcctacattccagaaacatgcatgttaagttcatcaaagactctaaattgtccttagtgaacgtgagtgtgaatgcttgtttgccaATGAGTggcctgggattggctggtgatcagtGCAAGGTATACCCAGCCTCTTGCATGAAGTCagcacaaccctaatgaggctAAGCGATACTGAAAGTAGTTGGATATTAACCTCCAGTGAAAGACTTTTTGTATGAAATCCTACTAATTTGTCACAACAAGTTCCTATCAGGAAGAAGAGCTTTTTCCCCCACATCAGACGTGATGACCCGGTTAACGTGACGCTGGGAGCTAACTGTTAACGAAGCAAAATGGATTAAATTGAACTTCCACGAACATAAACAAAGGGAAAGCCCCTGAAGTCATGTAAGGTGACATTCTTCCTCATGTCGTTATTACATTGAAAAGGTCGTGAAGGTCTCCGGAGTGACGTGCACATTCTTCttctgttctttaaaaaaaaaaaaagcgttcgGGTACAATGTCCAAAGAGTAAAAAGGTAGTGAGCGAATACTAGAGTCAGTAAAATATACAGTCTGGCATTGACAACGAGATGTGTGCTGGTCATGTCAagtgatcaaaaaaaaaataaatccctcaATTCTTCAGTCTTCCTGAAACTGGTCAACTGAGACCAGTTGGTTGGCAGTTGGGATAAAAACAGTTGGTCCTCCAGGTTCATCTTTGGAAAACATGCTTGGATTTTTCACTGTGATGGCGAGGTTGCACATCCATTCCAAAGATGTTGCAGATCCTGTCTAGATCATATCCAGGTCCAGCTCTGTTCCAGATCCAATCCCATTCCAGTCCAGATCAAATCCAGAGCAGTCAGGATCTATTTTAGATCACGTTCAGACTAGGCATGGGCCAGTTGGCGGTTTCaaggtttttaaaaagtcacagtTTCAAAAACACTTTACATCAGCGGTATGAGCcgttttttatttgtatctttttttgggggggcggggttcAAGTTTGTCAGTGCAACTAAACTGACATGAACCCTCTCCCTCCCGGTGTTGGCTTGGTAGAAGAAGAACTATTGCTCCAGTCGGACTGAAACCTCCTATGTTCAAATTTGGTccatgtcatatatatatatatatttacaaatcTATACTATTGCTCAAGCAGGGACagttatttaataatttttttttttacaaattattgacaaaaatgttgacaatgactggctctctttgacgatacaatattaatggctcaacaaacatggcatttttgccatcattttttgacaaattcaaGGTTACGTTAAGCTATCAATATAACGCAGTCTTCAAATTGAACATTTGCAACCAGCTACAAAAGCTCGCGTGTCTACAATTGgtgaaattaattaataatttgacCTTTTACCGAGGCAGATAACAAAGCTAACTAGCATGGCTAACATTAGCTTGTTTCCGCTCTGCCGTTACTTAacaaagcagcaaaaaaaaaaaaagcagagaagtACAGTAGCTActcattttctgagaaataaGTACTTTTATTGTTATACTatattttaattctatttagaaaaattcattgtttattttctttttacgttTACTAATGTACCTACGGAGTGCGtccaatggaaaaaaagttatttacccaaaaattttaaaaccctaaccctacaaCAGATCAGGCCCAGATTCATTCAGGTCCAGTCCAGGGCTGGCAAAATTGAGATCTAGTCTAAATGTAATCCTGATCCAGTCCAAATTTGGTCCGGCGCAGTATAGCTATGGTCACAGTCCAACCAAAGTCTAGTACAGATCCTGTCCAGATTCCTTTAGGTTCAGTTTAGACCCAATCACAATTTAGTCCAGATTCAGTACACATCTGTTCCTTGTACAGTCCAGGTCTAGTCCAGATCTCATCCAGACTCAGTCCAGCGCAAGAACAGCTCTAGTCCAGTTCCAGTCCAGATCTGCTTCAAGTCTAGTCCAGATTTGTTCCATGTCTGTTCGACATTCAGAGCTAGTCAATATCAGCCTAGATCCAGTCCTGCTCCATCCAACTCTAGTCTAGATCTGGTCCAGATCCAGTACATATCTGTTCCTTGTACAGTCCAGATCTGGGTCAGACTCAGTCCAGAGCAAGAACAGGTCCAGTCTAGTCGAAATCTGACCCTGATCTGGTTCAAATCCATTTCAGGTCCAAATCCAGCCATCTATCCATTCAGCTGCAGTCAAAATTCAGTGCAAATCTAGTCCAGTCCAGATAGGGTTCAGAATGAGTCTAGATCTGGTCCAGACCTGATCCAGATCTGTTGCAGGTGCATTCCTATTctagattcatccatccagaTGCAGTTTTGATCCAGTCCAGATATGAACCAGAGCGAGTCCAGATCTGGTCCAGATATGATCCAGTCCATGCTCTTAGAGTGGAGGACATGTGCGTGTGCTCTTGAGGCTGTGGCAGGGAATGAACCTCTTTAGCATCTTTAGCTTACTTCAAACATCAGGCAAGTAAAAATTAGATGAGAAGTCTGTGGTCCAGGCAGGCAGTAGACTTCTTGGCTGATTTGCTCTTCGTCCCGCAATTGGGGGAAGACTCTGGTGTATTTTACGGTGAAGAGG
This Phycodurus eques isolate BA_2022a chromosome 16, UOR_Pequ_1.1, whole genome shotgun sequence DNA region includes the following protein-coding sequences:
- the p3h4 gene encoding endoplasmic reticulum protein SC65; translated protein: MLPRGLATALVFLGSGLLSARAQYEKYSFRSFPAGDLMPLDSTYEYALQQYGARNWAETVKYLEHSLRLRRLLRDSDAFCGRNCSAVSRGGGGEDDGHLRVLRHILVRAACLKKCKAGFPVFKLAHPSRQLLESFEKRTPYRYIQYAYFQLNNLAKTVSAAHTYLKKNPKDPPLTKNMNYYKTLVDVDPYLIDQEEQPYESVFVKSVTLYNSGDFSGSARHMEQAVTSYSDVYADCVAACDGSYEILEFKDFYPTLADLYLEALRCKVGCEQQLTPSVGGFFVDKFVATMYHYLQFSYYKLNDVKSAAPCAASYVLFDPGDKVMRQNVDYYRFYREQWGLADDDFQPRPEASRYFNQTTKQKEMLQFALNYLQTEDEGNVSPEAAAASRRSERPDAEFEGVGDYEESFLSEWWQDPKTKWDTGEVPE